AGGTAAGAAAGAAGAGGATTTCAATTAAAAAGTTAAGGAATACATCTGGGGACAggtagaaaataagaatatattccATTTCTAGGGAGTAGTCTGCTATATTTGGGCTTCCTAAAAATGGTCTCTTCTCTTCCTAGAAAAGACATGGTAAGATTTGTCATTAAGTGTCTCTtactctgactgatttattttgcttagcataatacactctatcTCCATctacgttgttgcaaatggcaagctttcattctttttgaaggctgaataatattccactgggTATTAttgccacatcttttttttttttaaggatctcactcatatgtggaatttaagaaagaaaacagatgaacgtatgggaaggggaaaaagggaggaaaaaaggagagagggaaacaagccatcagtgactcttaatgacagagaacaaactgagggttgatggagggagatgggcGGGAGACGGGCTGGATGGGTGATACTTACTGAAGAGGatacttgttatgatgagcactgggtgttgtatgcaagtgatgaatcactgaattctactccaaaaatcaatattgcactgtatgttaagtgcaattaaatttttaaaaaaatgtatcttactGCTCCGTATTTGTGAAAGCCAGGTCATTCTAGGTCTTGATTTTCCAATTTAACTTCAGGTGGTGGTGTATTTTGTGTGTAGATGCTCCCCATCATTGGCCAGTATGGAGATATGTTGGTGAGGAAcctgaggaaggaggcagagaaaggcaaacctgTCAACTTGAAACAGTAAGTAGTAGTGCAGCTGCTGGGATTCCTGTTCTGTCACGACACTTTGCAGCTGCTGCCACAGAGCCAAATTCCCACTGTTGAGTTACTCCAGCAAACAAGCTGAAGTAGGCATGTGGTGTTAAACTCCAATGGGCCAGCCAAGAAGAGGCAGCTTACCTAAAAGTGCAGGGCAGCCAGAAGAGGAAGGATCGGCTCCTGCTTACAGGAGTGAGGATTAAATTATCTACTTAATTGTCACTTTGGTTATCCTGGAAGACCAAAATACAttcttgaaaagaagaaacaaaattgtaCCAAAGTTTTGAAAGTAGAATGTACGCAATGGTGAGAGGGGAAAGTCCTTGGTACATATTGGCAGGCAGTGGGTGGGGCAGGAAAGTTACAAGGTGGAATGGGAACAACTTAAAAACTTTCATGATTTTTTGTGGATATTCGCAAAATGCTAAATATTAACTTTTACTGCGACTTTTTCTTCCTTCGATCTCAAAAGAGCAAAAGTCCTACACAGAGTGGGTAGGCTGGCTGTGTCATTTGTTGTCTAAATTtgggtattttttaattatgcagGCATAACAGGTGTACACTGGGTTGTCCTGTGAAAACTAGGGGCATATGATCACTTAGTTAGGGGCTTCCATGAATCAATTTTGGAGTgatctactattttttttctgggaacgTTCTTAGTTCttacattttccagaaatgaGTGAGTCTGCAGGGCAATCTCAGATCACTGGAGATGAGAAAGAGTGGGTCTTTCAGGAGCCTTAGCAGGGGTGTAGAGAAGGGATGGTGTTCCTGGCAGCACAGAACAGGGTGTTGGTGTTCTGTCATGTGCTGAAGAGGAATCATCTCCAAGCATAGATACTGTGGTGAGAGAAGATCCAGCTCAGTTTCACCTTTCTTGACTCCCTGAGGAAGGGTTAATTAGTCCACCATTTGTCCTGCTCAGACACAGTGCTTCTCCGCCTTCTACTGCCTGTACTCACAACACACTATTGTAATTTGTCCATCTTTGGGCTCTATCCCTCCATGACTGAGCTCTGTGAGCTCAGAGGTAGTTTTAACTTGTCATAGTGTCCCCATAACTCCTAGCACAAGGCCAGCTGCATCATGGCATATCATGAACACCACATGAGGGAGTGTGATGGCATACAGACCATTCAGATGATCCAGCAGCTGGTACTGAATGTCTGGCTCTTGTCTTGTCTGGACATCAGAATCTACGTGCACTTTTTGCTGCATGTATTGTATAAGGATAGTAAAGAGGTGCTGATTTTAATTATCCATGTCTTTGTTTCTCTCACAGCATCTTTGGGGCCTACAGCATGGATGTGATTACTAGCACATCATTTGGAGTGAACATTGATTCCCTCAACAACCCACAAGATCCCTTTGTGGAAAATGCCAAGAATCTCTTCAGATTTGaattctttgatccatttttgttCTTAATATGTATGTAcactattgttttttcttttctcttcccttcctttttttccttccttcctccctcctttccttcactttttcctttctttctacaacagctttattaagatacaaTTCATTTACTATATATACTACCCTTTTAGAAcataaaattcagtggtttttatggCCTCAGTGTCTtatcaatgaatgaatgtagaaaatgtgtgtacacacacacacacacacccctacataGTGAAATctgttcagccataaaaggaaggGGATCCTGTATTTGTGACTatatggatggaacttgagggcattatgctaagagaaataagttagaggaagacaaatactgtatgatcttacttCCATATGGAaccaacccccctccccaaaaccaACCTCATACAAAAACAAGATCAGATTTGTGGTCACTAGAggcaggagttgggggggtgggaatTGAATGAAGGCGATGaaaaggtacaaagtttcagttataggATAAACAAATACTGGCTTGTAATATACAACAGGTTGAGTATGGTTAACATTGCTATATTTTGTGTTTggaagctgctaagagagtagatcccagaagttctcatcacaaggattaaaaatgtctgtttttgtaaatacatgAGATGATGGACATCTTATTGTGGTAACCATCTCTTGATACATGTATGTCAAAGCATTATTCAGTACACCTTAACTTGTACAATACTGTATGTCTGTAAACTCAAACGGAAAAAACTGGTTTTGGCGCTTTCAAAGATATGTGCAACCATTACTGTAGTCAATTATTAGACTATTGTTGTCAACTCagaaatctatatatatatatttttttttttttactatcacgGCCTACTTTCCTTAGTCCTGAGCAAccagtaatctactttctgtcttaatagatttgcctcttctggactcTTCATACAGATGGAATCATAGAACATCTGATCTTTGTGGCTCCTTCCTTCATTTAGCatcatgtttttaagattcat
This genomic stretch from Ailuropoda melanoleuca isolate Jingjing unplaced genomic scaffold, ASM200744v2 unplaced-scaffold390, whole genome shotgun sequence harbors:
- the LOC109488752 gene encoding cytochrome P450 3A8 gives rise to the protein FFGPVGFMKNSISVSEDEEWKRIRTLLSPTFTSGKIKEMLPIIGQYGDMLVRNLRKEAEKGKPVNLKHIFGAYSMDVITSTSFGVNIDSLNNPQDPFVENAKNLFRFEFFDPFLFLICMYTIVFSFLFPSFFSFLPPSFPSLFPFFLQQLY